The Gemmatimonadaceae bacterium genomic sequence CCAGGGCTCATCCTCGACGACCTCTACACGCCGATGCACGCCGTGCTGCGCGGGTACCGGATCGGCTTTGAGCCGGACGCGACGGCCACCGACGACCGGCGCTTCTCGCCGCAGGACGAATACCGTCGCAAGGTGCGCACGCTCACCGGTGTGCTGCAGCTCTGTGCGTGGCTGCCAGGCGTACTCGCCCCCTGGCGCAATCCCGTGTGGATCCAGTTCGTGAGCCACAAGCTGCTGCGATTGCTCACTCCATGGCTGGCAATCGTCGCGGGCGGCAGTGCGCTCGCGTGGCTTACGAGCGCCGGGGACGCGGGATCACTGCGCGCGGTCGCTGGCGTGGCCGCGCTTGCGGCGATCGTCATCGTCCTTGGGGTCCGCCGGCTGCGCGAGGCGGCGTGGGGCGTGTTGCTCATGCAGGCCGCGATCGTGCGCGCCACCCTGAACGCGGCCCGCGGGGAATGGGATGTCTGGCGTCGTTAGGTTCTCTCCGTGAACTCAGGGCGACGCACGACGCTGGCCCGGCTCCGCGGGCGCAGCCTCGCGGAACTCCGGTTCCGGGGACTGCAGGCGACCGCGGCGTTCCTCGAACGCGTGGGCGTGGGCGACCTGCGCGACCCGGGCGCCGAGGGGGTGGCGCGGCACCTCGCCTCGCGGCGCACGCTCGATGCGTGGTGCGCTGACTTCCGCCGGCGCGGCGGGTCCGGGTTCTTTGCCGGCTTCGACGATCCGGGCCGCACGGTGGCCGCGGCGCTCCGCGACGACGCCGACGGCAGCGCGCGCGTGGTGCACGTCGCGACACGCGCGACCGAGGGCACGTTCGACCTGCTCGGCTACCACGACCTCTCGTTCGGGACGCCGGTCGACTGGCACCTCGATCCCGTGGCTGGCGTGCGCGCGCCTCGCGCGCACTGGAGCCGCGTCGCCTACCTCGATCCGCGTGTGGTCGGCGACCACAAGGTGACGTGGGAGCTCAATCGCCACGCGTGGCTCGTCTCGCTCGCCCAGGCGTGGCGCATCACGGGCGAGACGCGCTACGCGACGGCGGCGAACGCGTACCTCGCGGCGTGGATGGACGACAACCCTCCCAAGGTGGGCATCAACTGGGCGAGCAGCCTCGAAGTCGCCTTTCGCGCGATCGCGTGGTGCTGGGTGCTGCGCTTCCTCGGCGACGCTCCGGCCCTGGCCGACGCCACGGTCTGTCGCGCCGTGGGGCACTTGCGCCTCTCGGCGCGCCATCTCGAGCGGAACCTCTCCACCTGGTTCAGTCCCAACACGCATCTCACCGGCGAAGCGCTCGCGCTCTACTACCTGGGCCACGAGCTGCGAGACCTCACCGGCGCGGAGCAGTGGCGGTCCACCGGGCGACGCGTGCTGCTCGAGTGGCTCCCGACGCACGTACGACCGGACGGCACCTACTTCGAGCAATCGACGTGGTACCATCGATACACGCTCGATTTCTATGTGCATTTCCTGCTCCTCGCGCAGCGGACCGGCGATGCGCTTCCGCCCCAGGTCGCGGACTCGATCGGCCGCCTGGGTGAGGTGCTCCGGCACATCGCGCGCCTCGACGGCAGCATCCCGCTCATCGGCGACGACGATGGCGGCCGGATCCTGTCGCTCGACGGGCGCACGCAGCACGACGCACGGCCAGCGATCGCGGCCGCGGCGCTCGCCAGCCGCCGTTCATCGTTGGCCGCTTCCGGAACCGTGACGAGCGAGACGCTGTGGCTCTTTGGCGAGGACGCGACGCAGCGCGGGAGCTCCCTCGTCGCAGGCGAGGCGGAAGCCCCGCGTTCGCGCCTCTTCGCCGACGGCGGCCTCGCCGTGCTCCGCGACGCGAACGACGCGATGGTGCTCGACGCCGGCGTTCACGGTGCCATGAACTGCGGACATGCGCACGCGGACGCGCTGGCCTTCGATCTCACCTGGCGCGGCGCTCCACTGTTCGTGGACCCGGGCACGATGGCCTACACCGCGGATCCCGCCACGCGCAATCACTATCGCGCGACGGCGTCGCACAACGCCGCGACGGTTGACGGCCGCGACTCGTCGGAGATGACCGGCCCCTTCTCCTGGGGACAGCGCGCGGAGGCTCGCGTCGAGGCATGGCGATTCGGGCCCGGCGGAGACTGCCTCGTAGCCTCCCACGACGGCTACGACGACCTCGCGACGCAGCCGTTCGCCTGTCAGCGCACCGTCGTCAGGCTCGGCAACCCAACACACGCCTGGATCGTCC encodes the following:
- a CDS encoding alginate lyase family protein — encoded protein: MNSGRRTTLARLRGRSLAELRFRGLQATAAFLERVGVGDLRDPGAEGVARHLASRRTLDAWCADFRRRGGSGFFAGFDDPGRTVAAALRDDADGSARVVHVATRATEGTFDLLGYHDLSFGTPVDWHLDPVAGVRAPRAHWSRVAYLDPRVVGDHKVTWELNRHAWLVSLAQAWRITGETRYATAANAYLAAWMDDNPPKVGINWASSLEVAFRAIAWCWVLRFLGDAPALADATVCRAVGHLRLSARHLERNLSTWFSPNTHLTGEALALYYLGHELRDLTGAEQWRSTGRRVLLEWLPTHVRPDGTYFEQSTWYHRYTLDFYVHFLLLAQRTGDALPPQVADSIGRLGEVLRHIARLDGSIPLIGDDDGGRILSLDGRTQHDARPAIAAAALASRRSSLAASGTVTSETLWLFGEDATQRGSSLVAGEAEAPRSRLFADGGLAVLRDANDAMVLDAGVHGAMNCGHAHADALAFDLTWRGAPLFVDPGTMAYTADPATRNHYRATASHNAATVDGRDSSEMTGPFSWGQRAEARVEAWRFGPGGDCLVASHDGYDDLATQPFACQRTVVRLGNPTHAWIVRDRFIAQGAVSLTAHLQCAPGTTASPWHGALRLQRNGTPVADLYSFPSPTTASEGKVSTVYGVAQSALHLATTREQAGLISVVTVLVGDGAAPPVYTEDEGGCSIVLPGATAEGVVLCGNTRSGDLSVDGLVLYGERTPGGLWVWWQAVGARRVVMGGVTMLDSREATDTAWTDGGAPLNSN